The genome window CCACCCGTCCATTCTCGCCGCGGGCCGGGCGTGCTCGGCACGCGCCGAGGGCCGCCGGGGCGCCTCGCGCACCACCGGCGATCCCCGCCCGGCCGGCCGCGGGGCCCGGCGGAGGCTCGGCGGCGCATCGGCGGTGAGGGCAAACCGGGGGCCGGGCGCAGGGCCCGGCCGGGCGAGCCGGGACGGGCGGGCGGGCCGGCTCGGGCGCTCGGATACGCCCGGCCCGGGTACCCATGTAACCGTCACATCGGACAATAAGGTTGTGTTAGGGCAACTAACCAATGCCGTGCCCATGAGCCGCCGGAGACGGATCCTCGTGCTGTGCGTGTGCTGCACGAGCCTGCTCATGGTGGCCCTGGACAACACGATCGTGAACGTGGCCCTCCCGGCCCTCGGCGAGGACCTGCACGCCCCGCTCTCCGGGCTCCAGTGGACCATGGACGCCTACACCCTCACCCTCGCCGGGCTGCTCATCCTCTCCGGCTCGGTGGCGGACCGGATCGGGAGGCGGCGCGTCTTCCGCACCGGGCTCCTGATCTTCACCGCCGGCTCGCTGCTGTGCGGCATAGCGCCCAACCTGCCGGGGCTCGTGGCCTTCCGGGTCGTGCAGGCGGTCGGCGGCTCCATGCTCAACCCCGTCGCGCTCTCGATCATCACCACCACGTTCACCGACCCCAAGGAGCGCGCCCAGGCGATCGGCGTCTGGGGCGGGGTGGCCGGGATCAGCATGGCCCTCGGCCCGCTCACCGGAGGCGTGCTCACCGAGACGGCCGGCTGGCGGGCGATCTTCTGGATCAACGTGCCGATCGGCCTGCTCGCCTGGGTGCTCACCGGTCGGTTCGTGCCCGAGTCGAAGGCCAGGCGCCCCCGCGCGATCGACCCCGTCGGCCAGCTCCTGATGATCACCCTGCTCGTGTCGCTGACCTACGGGATCATCGAGGCGCCGCACGCCGGCCGGGCGGTCGGCCTCGGCTGCGGGGCCGTCGCCGCGGCCGCCCTCGCGGCGCTGGTGTGGTACGAGTCCCGCCGCCCCGAGCCGCTCATCGACGTGCGCTTCTTCCGCAGCGCGCCGTTCTCCGGGGCGGCGGCGATGGCCGTGCTCGGCTTCGCCGCGCTGGGGTCGTTCCTGTTCCTCACCACGCTCTATCTGCAGCGGCACCGCGGCCTGACCGCGTTCGAGGCCGGCCTGTGCACCCTGCCGCTCGCGCTGACCGCGTTCGTCGTGGCGCCGCTCGCCGGCAGGCTGGTCGGCACCCGCGGGCCGCGGGCGCCGCTGGTCGTGGCCGGGGTCTGCTTCGCGGTCACGGGAGCCCTGCTCACCAGGGTGACCCTGGACACCCCCCTGCCGCCGCTGCTCGCCTGCTTCGCGCTGTTCGGCCTCGGGTTCGGCATGCTCAACCCGCCGGTGACGAACACCGCGGTGACCGGGATGCCCGCCGCCCAGGCCAGCGTGGCGGCGGCGATCGCGTCGACGAGCCGCCAGGTCGGTCAGTCGCTCGGCATCGCCATCGCCGGGTCGATCGTCGCCACGGCCGCAACGGCGTCCGGCTTCGTCCGGGCCGCCCACGCCGCATGGTGGATCAACGCGGGGTACGGCGCGCTGATCCTCTGCCTCGCCGTCATCACCACCGGACGGTGGGCGCGGGGGACGGCGCAGCGCACCGCGGCCCGGCTGATGGCGGACGAGCCCGTGGGCTCCACGGAACGCCACCGGTGACCGGCCGTGCCCGCCCCGGCGGCCACCCGGGGCCGGGCTCACTCCGGGTAGGCGTGGGTCTCGGTGGCCTTCACGGCGACCCACACCCGCTGGCCGGGCAGCAGGCCGAGCTCGGCCACCGCGGCCGCGGTGACGTCGGCGAGCACGCCGACCGGCCCGTCCACCGCGATCCGGTACCCGTCGCCGTGCCGCTCCAGGCCGGCGATCGTGCCTTCCCAGAGGTTGCGGGGCGTCCCGTCCGGTCTGCCGCGGAACAGCGCCACGGCCGAGGGCGGGAAGGCCACGAAGGCGGGCCCGGTGAGCTCCTCGGCCACGCTCAGCACCACCCGCTCCCCCGCCCGGCCGGTGACCGTGACCGCACGCCCGTCCGCCGTCCCCCGGTAGAGGTTGAGCCCGACCAGCCGGGCGACGTAGTCCGTCCGGGGGTGGCGGGCGACCTCGGCGGGCGTGCCCTGCTGGACGATCGAGCCGCCCTCGATCACCACGATCCGGTCGGCGAGCGCCATCGCGTCGAGCGGGTCGTGCGTGACGAGGACGGTCGCGCCGTCGAAGCCCTCCAGGTGCCGGTTGAGCCAGGCGCGCACCTCGAGCCGGGTGTACGCGTCGAGGGCGGCGAAGGGCTCGTCGAGCAGGAGCAGCCGGGGCCGGGTGACCAGGGCCCGGGCGAGGGCCACCCGCTGCGCCTGGCCGCCCGACAGCTCCCGCGGCTTGACGCCGGCCCGCTCGGCGAGGCCGAACCGGCCGAGCCACTCCCGGGCGATCTCCCGGGCGCGCGCCTTGGGCGTCCCCCGGCAGCGCAGGCCGAACGCCACGTTGTCGAGCACGGACAGGTGGGGGAAGAGCCGGTGGTCCTGGAAGACCATGCCCACGGAGCGGCGCTCCGGCGGCAGGGTGTGGATCGGCTCGCCGTCCAGGACGATCTCGCCGTGCGAGAGCCGTACCAGGCCGGCGAGCGCGCGGAGCGCGGTGGTCTTGCCCGCGCCGTTGGGGCCGAGCAGCGCCACGACCTCGCCGGCCGCGGCCTCGAGCGGCAGGTCGAGCCGGAACCCCTCCCGCGCCACGTGCAGGCGCGCCCGCAGCACCGTGCCCCCTGCGCTCATGTGCCCAGCCATCGGTCACGGAGGACGGTGAGCACGCCGGCGGAGACGGCGAGCAGGATCAGGCTGAGCACGATCGCGGCCTCCGGGTCGGTCTCCATGGCGAGGTAGACGGCGAGCGGCATGGTCTGGGTGGTGCCGGGGAAGTTCCCGGCGAAGGTGATCGTGGCCCCGAACTCGCCGAGCGCCCGCGCCCAGCACAGTACGGCTCCCGCGGCCACCCCGGGCGCCACGAGCGGGAGCGTGACCCGCCGGAACACCGTCCACCGGGACGCCCCGAGGGTGGCGGCCGCCTCCTCGTACCGGGGGTCGGCGGTGCGGAGCGTCCCCTCCACGCTGATCACCAGGAACGGCATGGCGACGAACGCCTGCGCCATGATCACCGCGGTGGTGGTGAACGGCAGGGTGACCGCGTCGGCGAACCACCGGCCGATCAGCCCGGTCCGGCCGAACACCAGCAGCAGGGCCACCCCGCCCACCACGGGCGGGAGGACCATCGGCACCGTGACGAGCGCCCGCACCAGCGACCGGCCGGGGAAGGGCACCCGGGCGAGCAGCCAGGCGAGCGGCACGCCGAGCAGGAGGCACACCGCCGTGGCCGCGGTCGCGGTGACCAGGGAGAGACGGAGCGCCTCCAGCACCCGCGGCTCGGCGAGCCGGGCGGGCAGCGTCGCCCACGGGGTCCGGACGATGAGGCCGAGCAGGGGCACCACCAGGTACGCCAGGCCGAGCGCCGCGGGGACGGTGAGCGCCCACGGCGCCCGCCGGGCCGTCCCGGCCGGCCGGTCGCCGATCCTGCTCCCGCCCATCAGACGATCACGAACTCCCGCGCGCTAGACGACCACGAAGCCGGCGTCGCGCAGCACCTGGCGGCCCCGGTCGGAGAGGACGAGGTCGACGAACTCCCGCGCCAGCCGCCGATCCCCGGGCCGGGGGGCGACCGCGATCTCGTAGTCGGTGGCGCCCTCCTCCGCCTCCGGGAACTCGATGCCCTCGACCTCGCCGGCCGCCGCTTTGACGTCCGTACGGTAGACCAGCCCGGCGTCGACCTCTCCCAGGGCGACCTTGGCCAGCGTGGCCTTGACGTCCCGCTCCAGCGTCACCGGGGCGACGGTGACCCCGGCGGCCCGCAGCGCCCGGGCCGTGGCCGCGCCGCAGGGCACCTGTTCGGCGCAGAGCGCCACCTTGACCCGGGTCAGGTCGCGCGCGCTCCGCACGTTCGCCGGGTTGCCCTTGGGCACCGCGATGATCGGCACGTTCCGGGCGAACACCGTGGGGGACGGGGCGCCGGACATCCGCATGGTCTCCGGGCTCGCCGCGGCGAACACGTCCGCGGGCGCGCCCTGCGCGATCTGCTGGGCCAGGGTCGAGCTGGCCCCGAAGTTGAACCGGACGGTCACCCCGTCGTGCTCGCGCTCGAACAGCTCGCCGAGCGCGGAGAACGGCTCGGTGAGCGATGCGGCGGCGAGCACGGTGAGCTTCGCGCCGATCTCGCCGCCGCCCCGGCCGGCGTCCCGGCCCCCGCCGCAGGCCGCGGCCGCCAGCAGCGCGAGCGGCAGCAGCAGCCCGGCGATCCACCGCACCGCCGATCGTCGCACCTGCACCTCCCACACGCTCCCGGCGGCGCCCGTCAGGCCCGCTCGACGAGCACGTTGGTGGCCTTCACCACCGCCACCACGACCACCCCCGGCTCCAGGCCGAGCTCGTCGGCGGACTCCCGGCTGAGCAGCGAGACCACGCGGAACGGGCCGGCGGCGATCTCCACCTTCGCCATCACGCCGTCCTTCACGACCTCGGTGACGATGCCGCGGAAGCGGTTGCGCGCCGACGAGGTGGCGAGGCCGTTCTCGTCCCGGCCCGCCTGGGAGCGGGCGAACTCGGCGAGGTCCCGCCCCGAGATGATCCGGTGGCCGTGCTCATCCCGCTGGGCCGGGAGGCGCCCGGCGTCCACCCACCGCCGCACGGTGTCCGCGCTCACCCCGAGCAGGGCCGCCGCCTCGCTGATCCGGAACATATTCCGAGAAGGTAGATATCGCAGATACCAGGATCAATAGCCATTTTCGCCCGCAAGTATCAGAAGACTTCGTCGATTCCTACGGCAGGTGCGAGACATGCGCCTGCGCACGGCACCGGCCGTACGGCATGCCGTGTCGCCACGGTGGGGACGCGAAGGTTCCGCACCCCCATTCCTGCGGCGGATGCGAGGCACGTGCCTGCGCGCGGCACCGGCCGTACGGCATGCCGTACCGCGGCGGCGGTGAGCTCGCGAGGCCTTCGCGCCCGGACGCCCGGATGCGCGCTGGTGAAGGGCCGGAGGGTGCCCGCGCCTTGGCCTGGGCCCGCCCGCGACCCGGCGCGCCGGCCCCGGATCGGCACCGTGAGACCGTCCGATTTCTGGGCATATGCCCGTTTGGAAGTGCCACGTCCATGCGATGCGGGGAGGAAAGTTGGCCGCCAACCATCCGGGCGCGAGCAGCCAGCCGTTGCTGCACCAGAAGGGCGCCGAGATTCAGCGGTTCGGGACCGTCCGCGACTTTCCGATCGGCCTGTCCAGGGAGGCCCGGGAGTACTCCTGCGAACGGCTCAACCAGATCCTCGCCGACACCCAGATCCTCTACAGCCTGTACAAGAAGCACCACTGGCTGATGCGGGGGCCGACCTTCTTCCAGCTCCACGAGCTCCTCGACAAGCACGCCCGCGAGCAGCTCGCGCTCATCGACAAGATCGCCGAGCGGATCCAGACCCTCGGCGGTGTCGCGGTCGGCGACCCGCGCCAGGTGGCCGAGCTGACCGTGATCCCCCGGCCTCCCGACGGGGTCGAGGAGGTCCCGGCCATGCTCTCCCGGCTGCTGGAGGCGCACGAGACGATCCTCGTCGCCGCGCACGACGCCGCCGCGCGCACGCAGGAGAAGGGTGACGACGGGACCAGCGACCTGCTCGTGTCGGACGTCATCCGGACCGGGGAGATGCAGGTCTGGTTCCTCGGTGAGCACCTCGTCGACACGCCGATCATCCGGGTGTGACGCCCGCGCCACGCCCGTCTCGCGCCGCGAGCCGACGCCCTGGAGAAGCACGTTCGCCGGACCGCCCTGTGCCGGCCGCCGGTGACCCGATCCCGCGATCACATCTCCCGGCGCCGCCGCTCGGCCGGCCGGCTCGCCGCCGGCGCGGCCGGGGTGGTCCTGTGCCGGTGACCGCCCACCGGGCCTGCGACGGAACCCGTGGGCCTCCACCGGATGGTTCGGTATCCGGGACGGCGTACCCGCCCCGCGCGGCATCGCGCCGGACGGCCACCGCCGGCTTCCGTGCCGCGGTCTGCCGCCGGCGCCAGAACCGATCACCGTGCCGGCGGCGTCAGAACCGATCACCGCAGCGCCGCGTCACCGCCGCGGTTCTCGAGCGCCTTGTTGATCGCCTCCACCATCTGCTCCCGGGTGTAGGTGCCCTCGGGGGTCTCGTTCAGGAGCACCAGCACATCGGAGGAGAGATCGAGGTGCGCCGACGCGACCCGGTACACGTCTCTGCGGGTGGCCAGGTCGCGATCGCGGTACACCTCGTCGATCACCCGCTGCAGCCCTTCCAGCGCCACGCGGTCGGACATGGTGCCTCCCTTTCGTCGCCCATCACCGCCCTTACCCCGTGGAAGCCGAGGCACGCACCGAAGGAACGCCGCTCCCTCGCTCAGTGCGGCCCGCGCCGCCGGACCGCTCCGCCTCAGGACGGGCGCTTGTCAACCTAAGTTGACGCAGGGTCTGTTGTCAACTTATGTTGACAGGCATGAACGGTCTCGCGAACACCGGGGTCTTGCTGGCCGAAGGGCCGCCTCCGCCCCGGAAGCCGGACAAGGCGACGCGACGGTCGCTCCTCGGCGGCATGCTGGCCGGCCCGCTGTTCACCGTCGCGTACCTGCTCGAAGGCGCGATCAAGCCGGACGGCTACGACCCGCTGCGCCACCCTGTCAGCTCACTCGCGCTCGGCGAATTCGGCGGGCTGCAGACGGCGAGCTTCATCGTGGCGGGCGTGCCGTCCCTGGCCGGCGCCGCCGGCCTGCGCCGCGCGCTCCGCGCCGCCCCTGGGCCACGCAGGGGCGCACGGTGGGGGCCGCTGCTGCTGGGGATCTGGGCGGCCCAGCTGGTCTGCATGGGGATCTTCCGCACCGACCCGGTGAGCGGCTACCCGCCGGGCACTCCCGCTGCGCACGAGCAGTACTCCGGCCCGGCCGCCGCCCTGCACGACGCCATCGCCATGCTCGGCTTCGTGGCGCTGGCCGCCGCCTGCGTGGTCTTCGCCGTCCGCTTCGGCGTACGGCGCAGGCCCGGCTGGGCGGCCTGCTCGGCCCTCAGCGCCCTGGGCTTCCTGGCCACGATGGCCCTCGCCATCGCCGCCTTCGAACAGGTCGAGCCATTGACCGCCTACGGCGGCCTGTTCCAGCGCATCGCGATCACGATCGCCTGGTGCTGGCAGACCCTCCTGGCCGCGCACACGCTGCGCGCGCTGCCGGACGTGCCGGCGACGAGCTCGGACTGACCTCGTCCCCCGGCAGGTCCCGTGCCCGCCGAGCCATCCGGCGGGCGTCCGCGTCCCGGAGGCAGCGATCGCCCCTTCTGCGGAATGCGTCCGGCGGGAACGCTGATCGACACGTCCGCGACGCCGACGGCGTCGAGTGGTATGCCGGAAAGCGCCGTACACCGGAAAAGATCAGGCCGGGTACGGACATACCCGGCCTGTCATGTGTGCGCCGCCAGGGACTCGAACCCCAAACCCGCTGATTAAGAGTCAGCTGCTCTGCCAATTGAGCTAGCGGCGCTAGGGCAGTTAGAGAGTAGCGTACGCGGAACATCATGCAAAATCGGGCGCCCTGCCGCGCCCTTTCGCCCGGTTCGCGGGCACGCGCAGACGGGTCACCGCGCGTCCGTCGGTGCAGGCAGGCGCCCGGATGGGTCACGAGCACGCTCGGGCGATTCACCGGCGCGCTCCGGTGCTCGAACGGCTCGCGCACGCGCTCCGGTGGTTCACGGGCGCTCGAACGGCTCGCACACGCGCGCGGGAGGTTCACCGGCTCGCCGGTGATGACCCGGCCCTGCGTCAGGGCTCGCGCACGCACGGGCGGTTCACGGGCGCACTCGGGCGATTCACCGGCGCGGATGGTTCGGGCATGCTCCGGTGGGGCCGCCGGACCCCGTCGCACGGGGAAACGCCGGCCCGGCCCGCGGGCGCGCGTTCCGCCCCCCGGATCGGCCGGGAGGCGTGCCCGCGGACGGTGGCCCGTACCGCGCTCCGGCGCGGCCGGCCGTACCGGACCGGTGCCGGTCCCGGCGTGCCGGGATCCCGCCCGCGGCCGGCCGCAACCCGCCGCGGCCCGTGCGCCACGCCCGCCGAGGCGGCCCCACCGGCCGGAGACGGTCAGAACATGCGCCGGAGCATCAGGGCGGCCGTCCGGGCCAGCAGGTCGATCTGCTCGGGCGTCAGCGTGGCGTCGCTTTGGCTCCGGATCCACCGGGCGACCTTGCGCGGGTAGGCCACGGTCAGCCCTTCACCGCTCAGCACGCCGCTCCTCGACTCGATCTTCGCGCCGTGCACGGCGAGCACCGGGGCGACGGAGACGTCCAGCCCGGTCTGCTCGCGCAGCATCTCGGCGAGCGAGGTGGTGGCCTTGATGAGGTCCTTCGCCATGGACGTGCCGTACTTCTCGCCGAAGAACAGCCGCTCGCCGTACTTGGCGACGTAGGTGCCCGGCTCCCAGGCCTCGTTGTCGACGATCCACACCCCGTTCGGCCCGATGACCAGGTGGTCGATCGAGGCGGCGCCCGGCACGGCCCGGCCGTCCATGACCCGGTAGCCGCGCCGGTTCAGCCCGAGCCGGAGCAGGGGGCCGGTGATGTCCTGACCCCGGCGCTTGCCCCGCCACACCGCGGTCCGCTCATGGGCGCGCCAGGCCACGAGGAAGTCGATGAACGCGGCGCCCCCGCCCACCACCAGGCCGGTCAGGAAGAAGTCGAGCCCGAAGCGGATGCCCAGCCAGACGCCGAACGCCATGCCGGCCACCCCGATGAGCAGCCGCTTGCGCAGCCGCTTCTTACGTCCGCTGACCCACGCGGTCTCGTAGTAGTACTGGGGCGACGAGCCGCCGAACCTCTCGTCGCTCGGTACGTAGATGGACTCACCGGGCACGCGATCTCCCCACACTGGTTCCAGTGATTCTTCTCTGGAATACCCAAGCGGGTTTCACGCCTCCTAGGTAGGGAGGTCTTCGATTCACCGATGTGGACATCCGCTGACCGACCAGTCGGTACGCTAGAGCGCAGGAGAAGAGGGAGGCCGGGATGGCACGTGACGCGACCGTAGCGGAACCCGTGAGGAACCGTCTGCTCGCCGAGGCCACCCGGCTGTTCGCGGAGCGGGGCTTCGAGGGGACGTCGGTCCAGGAGATCGTCGCGGCGGCGGGCGTCACCAAGGGCGCCATGTACCACTACTTCGACTCGAAGGACGACCTGCTCGCCGAGATCTACGCCCGCGTGCTCCGCATGCAGATGGAGCGGCTGGTCAAGTTCGCCGACTCGGACGCCCCGGTGGAGGAGCGGCTGCACGCCGCGGCGATGGACGTGATCATCACCTCCATCGAGAACCTCCCGGACACCAAGATCTTCTTCCGCTCCACCCACCAGCTCGCACCGGACGTGTACAAGATGGTGCGGGCGCAGCGCCGCCGCTACCACGAGCGCTTCCGCGACCTCGTGCTCGAGGGCCAGCGGGCCGGGGTGTTCCGCGACGACATCCCGGCCGACATGGTGGTGAACTTCTTCTTCGGCTCCGTGCACCACCTGAGCACCTGGTACCACCCGGACGGCGAGCTCTCCGGCGAGCAGATCGGCCGCTACTTCGCCGACCTGCTGCTGCGGGCCCTGCGCCCGTGACCGGTGCCGGGCGGTGCCCGGTCCGCAGGGGTTGAAGGGGGATGCCGAGGCCGGCGCCCCGGCCGCGCCCGCCGGTGGCGGGCGGCCCGGTCAGGACACCGGCCCCGGAAGGTCTGCGAGCCCGGCGAGGGCGTTCCGATGGTCACCCGGCGTGCCGAGCGCGATCTCATCGGCCTTCGCCCGCTTCAGGTACAGATGAGCCGGGTGCTCCCAGGTCATCCCGATACCGCCGTGGAGCTGGATGCACTCCTCGGCCGCGTGCACGGCCACGGTCCCGCAGTGCGCCTGCGCCACCGCGACCGCGGTGGCCACCTCACCGCTCCCGGCCGAGCCCGCGCCCCAGCAGGCGAGGTGGGCCGCGGCGTTCCGCGCCGCCGCCCGCGCCCCCACCACCTCGAGCCACAGGTCGGCCAGCCGGTGCTTGATCGCCTGGAACGACCCGATCGGCCGGGCGAACTGCTTGCGCTCCTTGACGTACGCGACGGTGGTGGTGAGGCACCAGTCGGCGATGCCGAGCTGCTCCGAGGCGAGCAGCCCGGCGCCGGTCACCAGGGCGTCCCGGACCGGCCCGTCCCCCTCGGCGACCACCTCGGCCGGTGCCCCGCCGAACGAGACCGTGGCGATCGGCCGGGTGAGGTCGAGCGAGGTCACCGGGGTGATCGACACCCCGGGGGCGGTGCGCTCCACCGCGCACAGCGCCCGGCCGCCCGCGTGCCGTACCGGGACGAGCAGCACGTCGGCGACCTCCGCGCCGATCACGCCGGTCACCGTGCCCAAGACCGTGCCGTCCGCGCCGAGCTCCACCGCGGGCTCCGGCGGCCGGTACGGCGACGCGGCGAGCGAGACCGCGAGCGCCGCGGTCGTCTCCCCGGACGCGAGCCGGCCGAGCAGGTCCCGGGCGGCCGGCCCATCGCAGGCGAGCAGGGCGCTGGTGGCGAGGACGGCGCTGCTGAAGAACGGCACCACGGCGACCGCGCGGCCGAGCTCCTCGAGGACCACGGCGGCCTCCCGCGCCGAGGCGCCCGCCCCGCCCAGCTCCTCGGGGACGAGCAGCCCGGCCGCCCCGATGTCCCGGGCGAGCGCCGTCCACAGCTCGCTGTCGTACGGCACGCCGCCGGACGCGGCCGTGTCGGCCCGGGCGAGCACGGCCGCCGGTCCGCTGCGGTCGGTGAGCAGGTCGCGCACGGCGGCCCGCAGCTCCTCCTCGACCTCGGTGTAGAGCAGGCTCATCGTAGGGGCGCTCATCGGGGGAGGTCCTTCCAGGCGACGTCCTTGTCCGTGCGCGGCTCGGGCGGCAGCCCCAGCACGCGCTCGGCGATGATGTTGCGGAGGATCTCGGAGGTGCCGCCCTCGATGGAGTTGCCCTTCGCGCGCAGGTAGCGGTAGCCCGCCTGGCGCCCGGTGAAGTCCACCCGGTCGGGGCGGCGGAACGTCCAGTCGTCGTAGGTGAGCCCTTCCTCGCGGAGCAGCTCCACCTCCAGGCCGGTGAGCCGCTGGTGCAGCCGGGCGAGGGCGAGCTTCATGCCCGAGCCCTCCGGGCCGGGCTGACCGGCGGCGAGCTGCTCGCGCAGCCGGGCCCCGGTGAGCCGCAGGACCTCCGCCTCCACCCAGAGCGCGAGCAGCCGCTGGTGGAGCTCGTGGGTGCGCAGCTCGGGCCGCGACCGCCACGTGGCGGCGACCACGTTGATCATCGACCGCCGGCTCTGGGCGCCGCCGATGGCGACGCGCTCGTTCATGAGCGTGGTCTGGGCGACCCGCCAGCCCTCGCCGACCTCGCCGAGCCGGAGCGAGTCGGGCAGCCGGACGCCGGTGAGGAAGACCTCGTTGAACTCGGCCTCACCGGTGATCTGCCGGAGCGGCCGCACCTCCACCCCGGGGGCGTGCATGTCGCAGATGAAGTAGGTCAGGCCGCGGTGCTTGGGCACGTTGGGGTCGGTGCGGGCGACCAGGATCCCCCAGCGGGCCCGGTGCGCGACCGAGGTCCACACCTTCTGGCCGTCGATCACCCACTCGTCGCCGTCCTTGACCGCGCGGGTGGCGAGCGCGGCGAGGTCGGAGCCGGCCCCGGGCTCGCTGAAGAGCTGGCACCAGACCTCCTCGCCGGTCCATAACGGCCGGAGGAAGCGCTTCTTCTGCTCCTCGGTGCCGAAGGCGAGGATCGTCGGGGCCGCCATGCCGAGCCCGATGCCGATCCGGCCGGGGTCGTTGTCCGGGGTGCCCTTCAGCTCCCGTTCCACGACGGCCTGGAGCTCGCGCGGCGCGCCGAGGCCGCCGAGCCCTTCGGGGAAGTGCACCCAGGCGAGCCCGGCGTCGAACCGGGCCCGCAGGAACTCGAGCCGGTCCATGCGCGCCGGGTCGTGCTCGGCGAGGAACGCGCGGCAGCGTTCCGCCACGGACTCCTCATCCCATGTCACGTTGGCAATCACCTCCTCGGTCCGGGCTCACGGCGTCTCGGTGAGATACCGCTTGAGCTCCCGGCGGGCGAGCGAGCGCTTGTGCACCTCGTCGGGTCCGTCGGCGAACCGCAGGCTGCGGGCCGCCGTCCACATCGGGGCGAGCGGGAAGTCCTGGCTCAGCCCGCCGGCACCGTGCACCTGGATCGCCTTGTCGAGGATCCACTCGACCGTCGAGGGCACGACGATCTTGATGGCCTGGATCTCGGTGTGCGCCCCGCGGTTGCCGACCGTGTCCATCAGCCAGGCCGTCTTGAGCACGAGCAGCCGGATCTGCTCGATCCGCACGCGCGCCTCGGCGATCCAGTCCTGGACCACCCCCTGCTCGGCGAGCGTCTTCCCGAAGGCGGTACGGCTGAGCGCCCGGCGGCACATGGCCTCCAGCGCCCGCTCGGCCATGCCGATCAGCCGCATGCAGTGGTGGATGCGGCCGGGCCCGAGGCGGGCCTGCGCCATGGCGAAGCCGCCGCCCTCCTCGCCGAGGAGGTGGTCGGCGGGGACCCGCACGTTCTCGAAGATCACCTCGGCGTGGCCGCCGTGGTCGCGGTTCTCGTAGCCGAAGACCGACATGCCGCGCTTCACGGTGAGGCCGGGGGTGTCGCGCGGCACGAGGACCATGCTCTGCTGGCGGTGCGGCGGCGCGTCCGGGTCGGTCTTCCCCATGACGATGAAGAGCTTGCAGCCGGGGTTCATCGCGCCGCTGATGAACCACTTGCGGCCGTTGATGACGTACTCGTCGC of Thermobispora bispora DSM 43833 contains these proteins:
- a CDS encoding acyl-CoA dehydrogenase family protein, yielding MSAPTMSLLYTEVEEELRAAVRDLLTDRSGPAAVLARADTAASGGVPYDSELWTALARDIGAAGLLVPEELGGAGASAREAAVVLEELGRAVAVVPFFSSAVLATSALLACDGPAARDLLGRLASGETTAALAVSLAASPYRPPEPAVELGADGTVLGTVTGVIGAEVADVLLVPVRHAGGRALCAVERTAPGVSITPVTSLDLTRPIATVSFGGAPAEVVAEGDGPVRDALVTGAGLLASEQLGIADWCLTTTVAYVKERKQFARPIGSFQAIKHRLADLWLEVVGARAAARNAAAHLACWGAGSAGSGEVATAVAVAQAHCGTVAVHAAEECIQLHGGIGMTWEHPAHLYLKRAKADEIALGTPGDHRNALAGLADLPGPVS
- a CDS encoding acyl-CoA dehydrogenase family protein; the encoded protein is MTWDEESVAERCRAFLAEHDPARMDRLEFLRARFDAGLAWVHFPEGLGGLGAPRELQAVVERELKGTPDNDPGRIGIGLGMAAPTILAFGTEEQKKRFLRPLWTGEEVWCQLFSEPGAGSDLAALATRAVKDGDEWVIDGQKVWTSVAHRARWGILVARTDPNVPKHRGLTYFICDMHAPGVEVRPLRQITGEAEFNEVFLTGVRLPDSLRLGEVGEGWRVAQTTLMNERVAIGGAQSRRSMINVVAATWRSRPELRTHELHQRLLALWVEAEVLRLTGARLREQLAAGQPGPEGSGMKLALARLHQRLTGLEVELLREEGLTYDDWTFRRPDRVDFTGRQAGYRYLRAKGNSIEGGTSEILRNIIAERVLGLPPEPRTDKDVAWKDLPR
- a CDS encoding acyl-CoA dehydrogenase family protein; translation: MDFEYDATTQELRAKLLAFMDECVYPAEPIFEEQAAESGWSPPPILEDLKAEARRRGLWNLFLPGEYGAGLTNLQYAPLAEIMGRSPAIAPAATNCAAPDTGNMELLAHFGSEWQRKAYLEPLLNGEIRSAFAMTEPDVASSDATNITTSIRREGDEYVINGRKWFISGAMNPGCKLFIVMGKTDPDAPPHRQQSMVLVPRDTPGLTVKRGMSVFGYENRDHGGHAEVIFENVRVPADHLLGEEGGGFAMAQARLGPGRIHHCMRLIGMAERALEAMCRRALSRTAFGKTLAEQGVVQDWIAEARVRIEQIRLLVLKTAWLMDTVGNRGAHTEIQAIKIVVPSTVEWILDKAIQVHGAGGLSQDFPLAPMWTAARSLRFADGPDEVHKRSLARRELKRYLTETP